One genomic segment of Pristiophorus japonicus isolate sPriJap1 unplaced genomic scaffold, sPriJap1.hap1 HAP1_SCAFFOLD_29, whole genome shotgun sequence includes these proteins:
- the LOC139248125 gene encoding uncharacterized protein produces the protein MDPQEKVGKKVKKPAAKKAAAKKAAAKKTSTKKVPTAKKTAKGPAGKKVAVKKPKSPKKVKAAKKVENPRVKATPKSAKAKKAAPKNLKQLLMDGHLVALLAGSQEMAPASNSLAVVDCVHTQTAVSLVLPGELAKHAVSEWDKGGDHCK, from the exons ATGGATCCCCAGGAGAAAGTGGGAAAGAAGGTGAAGAAGCCAGCAGccaagaaagcagcagccaagaaagcagcagccaagaaaacGAGCACCAAGAAGGTGCCAACGGCAAAAAAGACAGCGAAAGGGCCGGCTGGGAAGAAGGTGGCGGTGAAGAAGCCCAAAAGTCCCAAGAAAgtgaaggcggccaaaaaggtggaGAACCCGAGGGTCAAGGCCACGCCCAAATCAGCAAAGGCCAAGAAAGCAGCacccaaaaa CTTAAAACAGTTACTGATGGATGGTCATCTTGTTGCACTACTGGCTGGCAGCCAGGAGATGGCACCAGCCTCCAATAGTTTGGCTGTTGTGGATTGTGTCCACACCCAGACCGCTGTGAGTCtggtgctgcccggggagctggccaagcacgccgtgtcggaatgggacaaaggcggtgaccattgCAAATAA